A region of Halalkaliarchaeum desulfuricum DNA encodes the following proteins:
- a CDS encoding ISH3 family transposase: MGVVNCLYHPDTVLTASDLETLALDLLAEIPIPGVEGCGFDSLILRQTLLQAAVDQKSIKAVTDTTRGSYSDDYTLTQLHTVPADDLESTVNNLFAQQAAMILGPGPRIICLDFVDIHYHGCPHAEAGELCRTKPRDGTSQCHRYLAGFVLCRAKPLVVAVTPVRGDEPKSDAVERLLDHVAALSFDVAGLLADRGFYDGTSIERLDAVAPVALPVIRRGKQMAEKLDTTVSYWTEYVMYEGSERELRFPLAVCVSYQQGNRGKHGLLVRAYVACDLTDRTPKEVEALYQQRSAIETAFRTMREARARTSTTDPTVRLLFIFVSFLLRNLWVIVRWGVLATPRRGGRALPVWFRFEVFREWIDHALDDTLERKWEAPTNRVGIPPTYSQLDAG; this comes from the coding sequence ATGGGTGTTGTGAATTGCCTATACCATCCAGACACTGTCCTTACGGCTTCTGACCTTGAAACCTTAGCGCTTGATCTCCTCGCAGAGATCCCAATCCCCGGAGTCGAAGGCTGCGGCTTCGACTCCTTGATTCTCCGTCAAACGCTTCTGCAAGCCGCTGTCGATCAGAAGTCGATCAAAGCCGTCACCGACACCACTCGCGGAAGCTACTCCGACGATTATACCCTTACACAACTGCACACCGTTCCAGCAGATGACCTCGAATCCACCGTCAACAACCTCTTCGCCCAACAGGCGGCGATGATCCTCGGGCCGGGGCCGAGGATCATCTGCCTCGATTTCGTCGATATCCACTACCACGGCTGTCCACACGCCGAGGCTGGTGAACTCTGTCGCACGAAACCCCGCGATGGCACCTCCCAGTGCCATCGCTACCTCGCTGGATTCGTCCTCTGTCGAGCCAAACCACTCGTCGTCGCGGTTACGCCAGTTCGTGGCGATGAACCCAAAAGCGACGCGGTCGAGCGTCTGCTCGACCACGTCGCGGCCCTTTCGTTCGACGTAGCTGGCCTCCTCGCTGATCGTGGCTTCTATGACGGAACCTCCATCGAGCGACTGGACGCCGTCGCGCCAGTCGCTCTTCCAGTCATTCGTCGTGGGAAGCAGATGGCCGAGAAACTGGACACGACGGTCTCCTACTGGACGGAGTACGTGATGTACGAAGGAAGCGAGCGGGAACTCCGCTTCCCGCTCGCGGTCTGTGTCTCCTACCAGCAGGGCAACCGGGGTAAACACGGATTGCTCGTGCGGGCGTACGTGGCGTGCGATCTGACCGATCGCACGCCCAAAGAAGTCGAAGCTCTCTACCAGCAACGCTCAGCCATCGAGACAGCGTTTCGGACGATGCGCGAAGCGCGTGCGCGTACGAGTACAACTGATCCAACCGTTCGGTTGTTGTTCATTTTCGTGAGCTTCCTGTTGCGGAACCTGTGGGTGATCGTTCGGTGGGGCGTGCTCGCCACGCCGCGACGCGGCGGGCGAGCACTGCCCGTGTGGTTCCGCTTTGAGGTGTTTCGTGAGTGGATTGACCACGCACTCGACGACACGTTGGAGCGGAAGTGGGAAGCACCGACCAACCGTGTCGGAATTCCCCCGACATACAGCCAGCTGGACGCGGGCTGA